The Microplitis mediator isolate UGA2020A chromosome 8, iyMicMedi2.1, whole genome shotgun sequence genome has a window encoding:
- the LOC130673447 gene encoding S-methyl-5'-thioadenosine phosphorylase yields MGKYKIKVGIIGGSGLGDIADNILKNSNQLNQNDLKNDFGLPSGNIYTGIINGVEVALLSRHGHGHKINPTNVNYRANIEALKLIGCTHILASNACGSLCDEIGRGQLVIPDSYIDRTYARKNTLFDGISPRYQGVCHVPMEPSFHPDLAEVFELAAKELSIDVRRGGTIVTIEGPRFSSKAESNAFRMWGGQLVGMTSCPEVSIAKEAGIIYGAIAMSTDYDCWKESDNVCAGDVIKVFLKNVKKITDLLVKAVEIIGQRQWDQQIDNLKDLIESGNVSAKN; encoded by the exons ATgggtaaatataaaataaag gtAGGAATTATTGGTGGCTCTGGATTGGGTGATATCGcagataatatattaaaaaatagcaATCAATTAAATCagaatgatttaaaaaatgattttggtTTACCCAGTGGTAATATTTATACAGGAATTATTAATGGAGTTGAAGTTGCATTATTATCacg acacGGGCATGGACACAAAATAAATCCGACAAACGTTAATTATCGTGCTAATATTGAAGCACTAAAATTAATTGGCTGCACTCATATTTTAGCATCTAATGCGTGCGGGTCATTGTGCGATGAAATAGGACGTGGACAATTAGTGATACCGGACAGTTATATTGACCGCACGTACGCgagaaaaaatactttatttgATGGAATCTCGCCGCGGTATcaag GTGTTTGCCACGTGCCAATGGAGCCGTCGTTTCATCCTGATCTCGCGGAGGTTTTCGAATTGGCGGCTAAGGAACTTAGTATTGATGTAAGAAGAGGAGGTACTATTGTTACTATTGAAGGCCCGAGATTCTCATCCAAGGCGGAAAGTAACGCATTTAGAATGTGGGGTGGTCAGTTAGTTGGAATGACATCGTGTCCAGAG GTCAGTATTGCCAAGGAAGCCGGAATAATCTACGGCGCGATCGCAATGTCTACCGATTACGATTGCTGGAAAGAATCTGACAACGTCTGCGCCGGAGACGTCATAAAAGTCttcttaaaaaatgtaaaaaaaataaccgatCTTTTGGTCAAAGCCGTCGAGATAATTGGCCAGCGTCAGTGGGACCAACAAATCGATAATctcaaa GATTTAATCGAGTCTGGTAACGTTTCCGCcaagaattaa